In the genome of Halobacterium noricense, one region contains:
- a CDS encoding FAD-binding and (Fe-S)-binding domain-containing protein: protein MASNEHGVPGRDATPPAADDRSEYDYVSGDVERPGLVDDLEDRVAGDVRFDTYTRQLYATDASAYEVTPVGVVFPTGTEDVAAVVDYCATREIPVLPRGGGTSLAGQAVNEAIVLDFTRYMDGIIDVDPEGREAHVQAGTVLEDLNQRLAPHDLKFAPDPAAGNRSAVGGAIGNNSTGAHSLKYGKTDAYVEECEVVLADGSTATLGEMDVEELREQADADADDLLPRVYAGVVAILDDHADEVEARFPDMKRNVSGYNLDRLVDEANDGTVNLARLLAGSEGTLAIVTEATVSLEPVPETKSVTLLTYESVVDAVTDVQHVLDHDPAAVELIDDTLIDLASNTAEFEDVTALLPEGTRAALLVEFYAEDDEDGQEKTASLVADRVAGGHDGGEPDVAGGGDRYAFDALEAHDDEERATYWKLRKAGMPILLGRTSDGKHISFIEDCAIPPEHLPEFVTRFQEILGDNDTFASFYAHAGPGVLHVRPLINTKSETDLAAMEDIADRVTDMVVEFGGSVSGEHGDGRARTQWNRKLYGDQLWGAFRDLKTAFDPDWLLNPGQVCGDVDMTENLRFSPDYEFDAGFDAELNWDNENGLRGMVELCHGCGGCRTEQDTTGGVMCPTYRAADEEITSTRGRANMLRQAMSGDLPDDPTGDEFAEEVLDLCVGCKGCAKDCPSEVDMAKMKAEVTHERHQREGASVRDKLFANVDTLAALGSATAPVSNLVSKVPGARTVMEKTVGIASERTLPSFERETLKDWFDARGGTTVPAGDADRKAVLFPDTYTNYAHPEIGKAAVQVLEAAGVHVDLADRTDSGRPAHSKGFLDKSRETARQNVAALEPRVADGWDVVLVEPSDAVMFQSDYLDLLSGDTVETLAANTYGVCEYLDVFRLGEEVEWSAPEASLSYHGHCHQKATKKDHHAVGVLRRAGYATDPVDSTCCGMAGTFGYEAEHHAMSEAIGDILVDQLDDSDGELAVAPGASCRTQLGDMLDEDARDAADLVPEDRESPPTPVELLAAAVQN from the coding sequence ATGGCTTCCAACGAACACGGAGTCCCGGGGCGCGACGCGACGCCCCCGGCGGCGGACGACCGGTCGGAGTACGACTACGTTAGTGGCGACGTCGAGCGACCCGGACTCGTCGACGACCTGGAGGACCGCGTCGCCGGCGACGTGCGCTTCGACACGTACACGCGCCAACTGTACGCGACCGACGCGTCCGCCTACGAGGTGACGCCGGTCGGCGTCGTCTTCCCCACCGGCACCGAGGACGTCGCGGCGGTCGTCGACTACTGCGCCACGCGCGAGATTCCCGTGCTGCCCCGCGGCGGCGGCACGAGCCTCGCGGGCCAGGCGGTCAACGAGGCCATCGTCCTCGACTTCACGCGGTACATGGACGGCATCATCGACGTCGACCCCGAGGGCCGGGAGGCCCACGTGCAGGCGGGCACCGTCCTCGAAGACCTGAACCAACGGCTCGCCCCACACGACCTGAAGTTCGCGCCCGACCCCGCAGCCGGCAACCGGAGCGCCGTCGGCGGCGCTATCGGGAACAACTCCACGGGCGCGCACTCCCTGAAGTACGGGAAGACCGACGCCTACGTCGAGGAGTGTGAGGTCGTGCTCGCGGACGGGTCGACCGCGACGCTCGGCGAGATGGACGTCGAGGAACTCCGCGAGCAGGCCGACGCGGACGCCGACGACCTCCTGCCGCGCGTCTACGCGGGCGTCGTCGCCATCCTCGACGATCACGCCGACGAGGTCGAAGCGCGCTTCCCGGACATGAAGCGCAACGTCTCCGGCTACAACCTCGACCGGCTCGTCGACGAAGCCAACGACGGCACCGTGAACCTCGCACGCCTGCTCGCGGGCAGCGAGGGCACGCTGGCCATCGTCACCGAGGCGACCGTCTCCCTCGAACCGGTTCCGGAGACGAAGTCGGTCACGCTGTTGACCTACGAGAGCGTCGTCGACGCCGTCACCGACGTCCAGCACGTCCTCGACCACGACCCCGCGGCGGTCGAACTCATCGACGACACGCTCATCGACCTCGCCAGCAACACCGCGGAGTTCGAGGACGTCACCGCGTTGCTCCCCGAAGGAACGCGCGCCGCACTGCTCGTGGAGTTCTACGCCGAGGACGACGAGGACGGCCAGGAGAAGACCGCCAGCCTCGTCGCCGATCGCGTGGCGGGCGGCCACGACGGCGGCGAACCCGACGTCGCTGGCGGCGGCGACCGGTACGCCTTCGACGCCCTCGAAGCCCACGACGACGAGGAGCGCGCGACCTACTGGAAGCTCCGCAAGGCCGGGATGCCGATTCTGCTGGGCCGTACGAGCGACGGGAAACACATCTCGTTCATCGAGGACTGCGCGATTCCGCCCGAACACCTCCCGGAGTTCGTCACGCGCTTCCAGGAGATTCTCGGCGACAACGACACGTTCGCGTCGTTCTACGCGCACGCCGGCCCGGGCGTCCTCCACGTCCGCCCGCTCATCAACACCAAATCCGAGACCGATCTCGCGGCGATGGAGGACATCGCCGACCGCGTCACCGACATGGTCGTGGAGTTCGGCGGGAGCGTCTCCGGCGAGCACGGCGACGGCCGCGCGCGCACCCAGTGGAACCGCAAACTCTACGGCGACCAGCTCTGGGGCGCGTTCCGAGACCTCAAGACCGCCTTCGACCCGGACTGGCTGCTCAACCCCGGGCAGGTCTGCGGGGACGTCGACATGACCGAGAACCTCCGGTTCAGCCCCGACTACGAGTTCGACGCGGGCTTCGACGCGGAACTCAACTGGGACAACGAGAACGGCCTCCGCGGCATGGTCGAACTCTGCCACGGCTGTGGCGGCTGCCGCACCGAGCAGGACACCACGGGCGGCGTGATGTGCCCGACCTACCGCGCCGCCGACGAGGAAATCACGTCGACGCGGGGCCGCGCGAACATGCTCCGGCAGGCGATGAGCGGCGACCTCCCGGACGACCCGACCGGCGACGAGTTCGCCGAGGAAGTGCTGGACCTCTGTGTCGGCTGTAAGGGCTGTGCGAAAGACTGCCCTAGCGAGGTCGACATGGCGAAGATGAAAGCCGAGGTCACCCACGAGCGCCACCAGCGCGAGGGGGCCAGCGTCCGCGACAAACTGTTCGCCAACGTCGACACGCTCGCCGCGCTCGGCAGCGCGACCGCGCCCGTCTCGAACCTCGTCTCGAAGGTGCCGGGCGCTCGCACGGTGATGGAGAAGACCGTGGGTATCGCCAGCGAGCGCACGCTCCCGAGCTTCGAGCGCGAGACCCTCAAGGACTGGTTCGACGCGCGCGGCGGCACGACCGTCCCGGCCGGCGACGCCGACCGGAAGGCCGTGCTGTTCCCGGACACCTACACGAACTACGCGCACCCCGAAATCGGGAAGGCTGCCGTCCAGGTGCTCGAAGCCGCGGGCGTCCACGTCGACCTCGCCGACCGCACCGACAGCGGCCGGCCCGCTCACTCGAAGGGCTTCCTCGACAAGTCCCGCGAGACCGCTCGGCAGAACGTCGCGGCGCTCGAACCGCGGGTCGCCGACGGCTGGGACGTCGTGCTCGTCGAGCCCTCCGACGCCGTGATGTTCCAGTCGGACTACCTCGACTTGCTCTCGGGTGACACCGTCGAGACGCTCGCCGCGAACACGTACGGCGTCTGCGAGTATCTGGACGTGTTCCGGCTGGGCGAGGAAGTCGAGTGGAGCGCGCCCGAGGCGTCGCTGTCCTACCACGGCCACTGTCACCAGAAGGCGACGAAGAAAGACCACCACGCGGTCGGCGTGCTGCGCCGCGCGGGCTACGCGACCGACCCCGTGGACTCGACGTGCTGTGGGATGGCCGGGACGTTCGGTTACGAGGCCGAACACCACGCCATGAGCGAAGCAATCGGCGACATCCTCGTCGACCAGCTCGACGACAGCGACGGCGAACTCGCGGTCGCGCCCGGCGCGTCCTGCCGCACCCAGCTCGGCGACATGCTCGACGAGGACGCCCGTGACGCCGCGGACCTCGTCCCCGAGGACCGCGAGAGCCCGCCGACGCCCGTCGAACTGCTCGCCGCAGCCGTCCAGAACTAG
- a CDS encoding IclR family transcriptional regulator gives MPNGPTTRTGVKSDETLFAVLAALREADGAGVTELADRLDVAKSTVHNHLATMREHGFVVKRDGKYHLGLELFDYGQAVRNGRDVYRAARPVVDDLVETTGEMVWLFTPESGRVMYLYGGAGETGIDVDTILGSWDYMHCTSGGKAILAYYSEEEVDAVVERHGLPARTPNTVTDREELGAELETVREQEYALNLGEDLEGIHALAVPLRYEDELVGSLAVAGPAHRVSRERCETELLDQLRASSNDIELNLAYS, from the coding sequence ATGCCAAACGGGCCCACGACGCGAACGGGGGTGAAGTCCGACGAGACGCTGTTCGCGGTGTTAGCGGCGCTACGGGAGGCCGACGGCGCAGGCGTCACCGAACTCGCCGACCGCCTCGACGTCGCGAAGAGCACCGTCCACAACCACCTCGCGACGATGCGCGAGCACGGGTTCGTCGTCAAGCGCGACGGGAAGTACCACCTCGGGCTGGAGCTGTTCGACTACGGACAGGCGGTCCGCAACGGCCGCGACGTCTACCGAGCGGCGCGCCCCGTCGTCGACGACCTCGTCGAGACGACTGGGGAGATGGTGTGGCTGTTCACTCCCGAGAGCGGGCGCGTGATGTACCTCTACGGCGGTGCCGGCGAGACGGGCATCGACGTGGACACGATACTCGGCTCGTGGGACTACATGCACTGCACGTCCGGCGGGAAGGCGATTCTGGCGTACTACTCCGAGGAAGAAGTCGACGCGGTCGTCGAGCGCCACGGGCTGCCCGCACGCACCCCGAACACGGTCACGGACCGCGAGGAACTGGGCGCGGAACTAGAGACGGTCCGCGAGCAGGAGTACGCGTTGAACCTCGGCGAGGACCTCGAAGGCATCCACGCGCTCGCGGTGCCGCTACGCTACGAGGACGAACTCGTAGGGTCGCTGGCGGTCGCGGGGCCGGCCCACCGCGTGAGCCGCGAGCGCTGCGAGACCGAACTCCTCGACCAACTGCGCGCGTCCTCGAACGACATCGAGCTCAATCTCGCGTATTCGTAG
- a CDS encoding UbiA family prenyltransferase, with product MVADSTRVRRGFLAGVKPTFMLPAVALALAGSALAPTISLLLAVAHAAAVGTALYTAHVVDEYVDAHVRGEHDPVLSAAAATAAAVASTLAFAVLATALWVAGARAAVAATLPLWALAVLHAPVLDKHPVTVTVDYPVGVALAFAGGYLAQTGHLAPGIAAVAVVLVVSLSGLKISIDRLDQAFDRTIHKHTLPVLLGDRTSARVAAAVHVLAAVLVAGFVAASILPTLALIAAAAALADAVLAVAVAPRWSVRAQMALAYPFTAALLAAQCASTGCAAAEVAGLAG from the coding sequence ATGGTCGCCGACTCGACCAGGGTGCGCCGCGGATTCCTCGCCGGCGTCAAGCCGACGTTCATGCTCCCCGCAGTCGCCCTGGCGCTCGCCGGCAGCGCGCTCGCGCCCACCATCTCGCTCCTGCTCGCCGTCGCTCACGCGGCAGCTGTCGGCACCGCCCTCTACACAGCGCACGTCGTCGACGAGTACGTCGACGCCCACGTGCGTGGCGAGCACGACCCGGTTCTCTCGGCGGCCGCCGCCACGGCTGCTGCGGTCGCGTCAACGCTCGCGTTCGCCGTGCTGGCCACGGCCCTGTGGGTCGCTGGCGCCCGTGCTGCTGTCGCCGCAACGCTCCCGCTGTGGGCGCTCGCCGTCCTCCACGCACCCGTGCTCGACAAACACCCGGTGACCGTCACTGTCGACTACCCGGTCGGCGTCGCGCTCGCGTTCGCTGGCGGCTATCTCGCCCAAACGGGCCACCTCGCGCCCGGTATCGCCGCTGTCGCCGTCGTCCTCGTCGTCTCACTCTCCGGGCTGAAAATCTCCATCGACCGATTGGACCAGGCGTTCGACCGCACCATCCACAAGCACACGCTCCCCGTCCTGCTTGGGGACCGCACGAGTGCGCGCGTCGCCGCTGCTGTCCACGTGCTTGCAGCGGTACTCGTCGCCGGCTTCGTCGCGGCATCTATCCTTCCCACGCTCGCGCTGATTGCCGCCGCGGCCGCCCTCGCCGACGCGGTGCTCGCGGTTGCCGTCGCGCCGCGCTGGTCGGTCCGCGCGCAGATGGCGCTGGCGTACCCGTTCACGGCAGCGCTGCTCGCGGCGCAGTGTGCGAGCACAGGGTGTGCGGCGGCAGAAGTCGCGGGACTCGCGGGCTGA
- a CDS encoding class I adenylate-forming enzyme family protein, with product MHYLEAFERSVRVHGDDTAIVTDDGRSFTYDEFDRRSTELTNAVTDRVGDSPLAVLALNGPAAAEAMITGHKRGSPTVQLSFRGTAGELVDMVETAGADALLFDDANADTAVDVIDGADLSVGFHAGSKNVDHPDVLDYEETLDAAASTLPDRLPADGKTNVFYTSGTTSTPKAVAFDGEQMWTGAYQGVMEHGIDQTDLAIVTTPWYHMVTSDAWLYPHWLAGATVLLHAEFDPVEALELVEDNAATGLLAVPTQLSLLTDVQENGADPYDTSTLSYIRTGGSVVTEELVERTSEFLSENLYNTYGMTEGGPNFTFAHPSVQDEHPGTIGKESFSWELRVVETAPITEHPDPEAEVGPGEQGEIIARGPGVPDGYIDNPEAEEKSFFDEWLRTRDVAEVDEDGFLYITDRVDNMFISGGENIYPAEVERAIDGHPAVAETLVFGRDDEEWGQKVTAIVVAEGEVDADELDNFCCKHDGLANYKRPREYVVCEEPLPRTDTGTVQRQQAIDQHFD from the coding sequence ATGCATTATTTGGAAGCATTCGAGCGGAGTGTCCGCGTCCACGGCGACGACACCGCAATCGTCACCGACGACGGTCGGTCGTTCACGTACGACGAGTTCGACCGCCGGAGCACCGAACTCACGAACGCAGTCACCGACCGCGTCGGTGACTCCCCACTCGCGGTTCTCGCGCTGAACGGACCGGCCGCCGCCGAAGCGATGATTACCGGTCACAAGCGCGGCTCGCCGACCGTCCAGCTGTCGTTCCGCGGGACGGCCGGCGAACTCGTCGACATGGTCGAGACCGCGGGTGCCGACGCCCTCCTCTTCGACGACGCCAACGCCGACACCGCCGTCGACGTCATCGACGGCGCGGACCTCTCGGTCGGCTTCCACGCCGGGTCGAAGAACGTCGACCACCCTGACGTCCTCGACTACGAGGAAACGCTGGACGCCGCCGCGTCCACGCTCCCCGACCGCCTCCCCGCGGACGGCAAGACGAACGTCTTCTACACGAGCGGCACCACGTCCACGCCGAAGGCCGTCGCGTTCGACGGCGAGCAGATGTGGACCGGCGCGTACCAGGGCGTCATGGAGCACGGCATCGACCAGACCGACCTCGCCATCGTGACGACGCCGTGGTACCACATGGTCACCTCGGACGCGTGGCTGTACCCCCACTGGCTTGCGGGCGCGACCGTCCTCCTACACGCCGAGTTCGACCCCGTCGAGGCGCTCGAACTCGTCGAGGACAACGCCGCGACTGGCCTGCTGGCGGTGCCCACGCAGCTCTCGCTGCTCACCGACGTCCAGGAGAACGGGGCCGACCCCTACGACACGAGCACGCTATCGTACATCCGGACCGGTGGGTCGGTCGTTACCGAGGAACTCGTCGAGCGCACCTCGGAGTTCCTCTCGGAGAACCTCTACAACACGTACGGGATGACCGAGGGCGGCCCGAACTTCACGTTCGCACACCCCTCAGTGCAGGACGAGCACCCGGGCACCATCGGCAAGGAGTCGTTCTCGTGGGAGCTGCGCGTCGTCGAGACCGCACCCATCACCGAACACCCCGACCCCGAGGCGGAAGTCGGGCCCGGCGAGCAGGGCGAAATCATCGCTCGCGGGCCGGGCGTCCCGGACGGCTACATCGACAACCCCGAAGCCGAGGAGAAGTCCTTCTTCGACGAGTGGCTGCGCACCCGCGACGTCGCCGAAGTCGACGAGGACGGCTTCCTCTACATCACGGACCGCGTGGACAACATGTTCATCAGCGGCGGGGAGAACATCTACCCCGCGGAGGTCGAGCGCGCCATCGACGGCCACCCCGCGGTCGCGGAGACGCTCGTATTCGGCCGCGACGACGAGGAGTGGGGGCAGAAGGTCACCGCCATCGTCGTCGCCGAGGGCGAGGTCGACGCCGACGAGCTCGACAACTTCTGCTGCAAGCACGACGGACTGGCGAACTACAAGCGTCCCCGCGAGTACGTCGTCTGCGAGGAGCCGCTGCCGCGCACGGACACCGGCACGGTCCAGCGCCAGCAGGCCATCGACCAGCACTTCGACTGA
- a CDS encoding SLC13 family permease produces the protein MTTESTWSDVLRGEFDPAWLSLPVGGAAAAAVFLYAPVAPDMATMLAITVFSISLWVGSPVDPWLTGLLAIGLVGVAFSTELALTGFGSAATWLVVLGILLGEATRQSGLAAAVERAALGVIPGDATTNATTTYRNLLVVLCAAALGFVVLVPSSLVRVLILGPILISVGKRFTERRTRVGLFLGPLFVTYYAGTGILTGSLANIIITGLVETNAGVSIGWVEWAVWLGPVMAVGRAATITAIAYLRYRPTDPDAIDASDRAEDATATSPEARRMMAFLLVGVAIWATDSIHGLHPLYGALVVAILAFTPRIGVVGPDAVGKANFSIVFFLGAIFAIAAGLQQTGFTDVATDAILAAFPQDASLAVALGFLAVASISLTFLMEGLAVASVLTPVLVAFAQGAGLPLVPVAMTEAVALNTYFFPYQSAVLVAILGLDVVDSMELIKMAALCSLATLLVLLPIQIGVFALAF, from the coding sequence GTGACGACTGAATCGACGTGGTCCGACGTGCTCCGCGGGGAGTTCGACCCCGCGTGGCTCTCGCTGCCGGTCGGCGGCGCGGCCGCCGCGGCCGTCTTCCTGTACGCACCCGTCGCCCCCGACATGGCGACGATGCTCGCCATCACCGTCTTCTCCATCAGTCTCTGGGTCGGTTCGCCCGTCGACCCGTGGCTCACCGGCCTGCTCGCAATCGGGCTGGTCGGTGTCGCGTTCTCGACGGAGCTCGCGCTCACCGGGTTCGGGTCGGCCGCCACGTGGCTGGTCGTCCTCGGCATCCTGCTCGGGGAAGCCACTCGGCAGAGCGGGCTCGCTGCCGCCGTCGAACGCGCCGCACTCGGCGTGATACCCGGGGACGCCACCACGAACGCGACGACCACGTACCGGAATCTGCTGGTCGTGCTGTGTGCCGCCGCGCTCGGGTTCGTCGTGCTCGTGCCGTCCTCGCTCGTGCGCGTGCTCATCCTCGGCCCCATCCTCATCTCCGTCGGCAAGCGCTTCACCGAGCGCCGCACCCGGGTCGGCCTGTTCCTCGGGCCGCTGTTCGTCACCTACTACGCCGGCACCGGCATTCTCACCGGGTCGCTGGCGAACATCATCATCACGGGACTGGTCGAGACGAACGCCGGCGTCTCCATCGGCTGGGTGGAGTGGGCGGTCTGGCTCGGCCCCGTGATGGCCGTCGGCCGCGCTGCCACGATCACCGCCATCGCGTACCTCCGCTACCGACCGACGGACCCCGACGCCATCGACGCGAGCGACCGCGCCGAGGACGCCACCGCGACGTCGCCGGAAGCGCGCCGCATGATGGCGTTCCTCCTCGTGGGCGTCGCCATCTGGGCGACCGACTCCATCCACGGCCTCCACCCGCTGTACGGCGCGCTCGTCGTCGCCATCCTCGCGTTCACGCCGCGCATCGGCGTCGTCGGCCCGGACGCCGTCGGGAAAGCCAACTTCTCCATCGTGTTCTTCCTCGGGGCTATCTTCGCCATCGCCGCGGGCCTTCAGCAGACCGGGTTCACGGATGTCGCCACCGACGCCATCCTCGCGGCGTTCCCGCAGGACGCGTCGCTGGCGGTCGCGCTCGGATTTCTCGCCGTCGCGTCGATTTCGCTGACGTTCCTCATGGAAGGGCTGGCGGTCGCGAGCGTGCTGACGCCCGTGCTCGTGGCGTTCGCCCAGGGCGCGGGCCTCCCGCTGGTCCCCGTCGCGATGACCGAAGCGGTCGCGCTCAACACGTACTTCTTCCCCTACCAGTCGGCGGTCCTCGTCGCGATTCTCGGCCTCGACGTCGTGGACTCGATGGAACTCATCAAGATGGCGGCGCTGTGCTCGCTGGCGACGCTGCTCGTCCTGCTCCCGATTCAAATCGGCGTCTTCGCGCTCGCGTTCTGA
- a CDS encoding MBL fold metallo-hydrolase — translation MFGSPTATVEAMITELATDVYDVTLAELNGGRYRVFVFGGDVPTLVDAGLEGTTDAVADALADLGIEPERLVVTHGDGDHVGGLPDLVERYDLETWLPEVLDVEGHEPDHRFGDGDEVGQFTAVHTPGHAPEHHSLVDEDSGVAVIGDAVFGADARGLPEGYFVLPTGYYSADLHAADESLAKLLAYDFDVGLVYHGESVTENASEKLDRFVNFAGKPA, via the coding sequence ATGTTTGGGTCTCCCACCGCCACCGTCGAAGCGATGATTACGGAGCTAGCCACCGACGTCTACGACGTCACACTCGCGGAGTTGAACGGCGGCCGCTACCGGGTGTTCGTCTTCGGCGGCGACGTGCCGACACTCGTGGACGCGGGCCTCGAAGGCACGACGGACGCGGTCGCGGACGCCCTCGCGGACCTCGGTATCGAGCCCGAACGCCTCGTCGTCACGCACGGCGACGGCGACCACGTCGGCGGCCTCCCCGATCTCGTCGAACGCTACGACCTCGAAACGTGGCTCCCCGAAGTCCTCGACGTCGAAGGGCACGAGCCCGACCACCGCTTCGGCGACGGCGACGAGGTCGGCCAGTTCACGGCCGTCCACACGCCCGGCCACGCGCCCGAACACCACTCGCTCGTCGACGAGGACAGCGGCGTGGCGGTCATCGGTGACGCGGTGTTCGGGGCGGACGCCCGCGGCCTCCCGGAAGGCTACTTCGTGCTACCGACGGGGTACTACTCGGCGGACCTCCACGCCGCCGACGAGTCGCTGGCGAAACTGTTGGCGTACGACTTCGACGTCGGCCTCGTCTACCACGGGGAGAGCGTCACAGAGAACGCCAGCGAGAAACTTGATCGGTTCGTGAACTTCGCCGGGAAACCGGCGTAG
- a CDS encoding ABC transporter ATP-binding protein: MTVLEGEHLTKNFGGIVAVDDVSFSIDKGETVGLIGPNGAGKSTLFRLISGVQEPTEGTVYLDGEDITGMTPHEICHRGLVRTHQIVHPFENLTLVENAAVGAEFGGRNTGEPKERAYEALEFVGLDDMAHTTPDELSVGALKRLEIARALATDPEVLLFDEVAGGLDTDETEAIVDLIRDIGDRGKTVFLIDHVMRALMSVSERVFVLDNANLIATGTPDEIQNDRRVIEAYLGENAGEAIGDTADAGAD; encoded by the coding sequence ATGACCGTACTCGAAGGCGAGCACCTCACGAAGAACTTCGGCGGTATCGTCGCCGTCGACGACGTCTCCTTCTCCATCGACAAGGGGGAGACCGTGGGACTCATCGGGCCGAACGGTGCCGGGAAGTCGACGCTGTTCCGGCTCATCTCCGGCGTTCAGGAGCCGACCGAGGGGACCGTCTACCTCGACGGCGAGGACATCACGGGGATGACGCCGCACGAAATCTGTCACCGTGGACTCGTCCGTACGCACCAGATTGTCCACCCGTTCGAGAACCTCACGCTCGTCGAGAACGCCGCCGTCGGCGCGGAGTTCGGCGGCCGGAACACCGGCGAGCCGAAAGAGCGCGCGTACGAAGCGCTCGAATTCGTCGGGCTCGACGACATGGCACACACCACGCCCGACGAACTCAGCGTCGGCGCGCTCAAACGCCTCGAAATCGCTCGCGCGCTCGCAACGGACCCGGAAGTCCTGCTGTTCGACGAGGTCGCGGGCGGCCTCGACACCGACGAGACGGAGGCCATCGTCGACCTCATCCGCGACATCGGTGACCGCGGCAAGACCGTCTTCCTCATCGACCACGTGATGCGCGCGCTGATGTCCGTCAGCGAGCGCGTGTTCGTCCTCGACAACGCGAACCTCATCGCCACCGGCACGCCCGACGAGATTCAGAACGACCGCCGGGTCATCGAAGCCTACCTCGGCGAGAACGCGGGCGAAGCCATCGGCGACACCGCGGACGCCGGCGCGGACTGA
- a CDS encoding gamma carbonic anhydrase family protein: MLRAYDGVTPTVAESAYVDERATVIGNVEIGPEASVWPGAVLRGDHGRIVLGERANVQDNATLHEHAVLEAGATIGHNAVVHDATVGERSVVGIGAVVLDDAEIGPRSVVGANSTVTEETEIPGGVLAVGTPAEGRRELAGDFWAGTGDRYAELAKEYAGTTRVVEDGPVLPE; encoded by the coding sequence ATGCTTCGAGCTTACGACGGCGTGACGCCGACGGTCGCGGAGTCGGCGTACGTCGACGAGCGCGCGACCGTCATCGGGAACGTGGAAATCGGGCCGGAAGCGAGCGTGTGGCCGGGCGCGGTGTTGCGCGGCGACCACGGTCGTATCGTGCTCGGGGAGCGCGCGAACGTCCAGGACAACGCGACGCTGCACGAGCACGCGGTGCTGGAGGCCGGTGCGACCATCGGCCACAACGCAGTCGTCCACGACGCGACCGTCGGCGAGCGCAGCGTCGTCGGCATCGGCGCGGTCGTCCTCGACGACGCCGAAATCGGGCCGAGGAGCGTCGTCGGCGCGAACAGTACGGTCACCGAGGAGACCGAGATTCCCGGTGGCGTGCTCGCCGTCGGGACGCCCGCCGAAGGCCGCCGAGAGTTGGCGGGCGACTTCTGGGCGGGCACGGGCGACCGGTACGCAGAACTCGCGAAGGAGTACGCCGGAACGACGCGCGTCGTCGAGGACGGTCCCGTACTCCCGGAATGA